The DNA sequence AGAAAAATCGGAGAAGGACGAAGCAACAAGGAGATTGCTATGCAATTATCTCTATCAGTAGGCACGGTCAAAAATCACATTAGTATCATCTTGGATAAGCTAGAACTACGTGATCGAACGCAAATCGCAATTTATGCGATTAAACATCATGTCGTTTAGTGAACTAATATTGAAACATAAAAATGACTAAAGTCATGGTAAAACTAAAAACTAGTGACTGAAGACAGTGGGAGCACTGTCTTTTTCTATGTATACTCAATGCAGAACGAGCAAGAGGGTTATTTTATTGCATTCGTTTTTAATAAGGAGGTAAATGAAGATGCTTGAAACGGAAGAGCTACGCAAAGTGTTTAAAGGGAAAACGGCTGTCGATGGAGTTAACCTGTATATGGACAAAGGCGAATCAATCGGTCTATTAGGACCAAACGGTGCGGGGAAATCAACAACGATATCTATGATCTCATCTTTAGTAAAACCAACTTCAGGAGATGTTAGGTTACATGAAAAAAGTGTCATTAAAGAACCGAGTCGTATACGTAGAGTATTAGGAGTTGTTCCACAAGAGATAGCATTATATGAAGAACTAACAGCCTATGAAAATCTAAAGTTCTTTGGGCGAATTTACGGGTTAAAAAGTAAAAGCTTAGAAAAGAAAATAGAAGAAGTGCTGTATCTAGTAGGATTAGAAGAGCGTAAAGACGATATTATAAAAACATATTCGGGTGGTATGCAGAGACGTATTAATATTGCTGCTGCTATGCTTCATGACCCGGAGATTCTAATCATGGATGAACCGACTGTAGGGATTGATCCGCAATCTAGGAGTCATATTTTAGACATGGTGAGGGATTTAAATCAGAAAAAAGGAATGACCGTTTTATATACTAGTCATTATATGGAAGAAGTAGAGAGATTATGTGATCGTGTCTACATTATGGACCATGGTAGGGTTATAGCTTCGGGGACGAAGGACGAACTAAAAAGTATTTTATCTGGAGAAGAAACGATACTAATAGATTTTGACAGACAGTATAAAGCACTTTTTCTAGAGTTGCAGTCACATCATAGTATTCTTCAAGCGATTGAAACAGATAAAGGAATAAAGCTAATTGTACCTAAAGGGAGTAACTTACTAAGTACAATCTTTCAAATTGCTGAAAAACATCAAGCTAAAATATTAAATGTAAATGTACAAGTCCCAACGTTAGAGGATGTATTTTTACATTTAACTGGTCGTAAGTTGAGAGATTAGGAGGTTAGATGATGAATAACTTTTTAATAAAAGACATCCTAGTTATTGTTCGTGAGCGTTCCGAGTTGTTCATTCTCTTACTTATGCCATTTATCCTAATTGGAATATTAGGATTTGCACTACGTGGTGTACTAGGAGGAGAGATAACGGCACTACAAATGACAGTAGCCATTGTTCAAGAGGATGTTGAACAAGATGGTATGAAGCAATTTGCTGAGGAGATTTCAGAACGACAACTGCCAGTAGAGATAACGAATGAATTACAGGCAATAGCAGATGAAGTGAGCCCTATTCAGTTAGTGAATAGTGTACTCGAAGAAGAAACACTAAAAGAAATGATTGCAGTTGAAGAAATGCAAGCGGAAGAAGCGGAAGCTGCACTTATTAATGGTGATGTTATTGCGACACTTACTGTTCCTGAAAATTTCACTTACGATACTCTAAGAAAAATGATATTTGAGGAGGGGGAAGGAAGTGAATTAAAAATAACAGTAAATGAGTTTGGCTCCCTTCGTGCGAGTATTTTTGAGGATATCATTACTGGGGTTGCAAGGAGTCTTAATTTAGAGACTGCAATTGCTCAAGCATCTGGTGAACCAGTACCATTCCTTATAGAAAACAGAGAATTAGGTGGAATTGAGACAATCAACGCCAAAGAACCGGTGACGTCGTTTCAATATTACACGATAGCAATGGCAGTAATGTTTGTTTTATATGTTGCCTCGACGATTTCAAGTAAAGCATATGTGGAAAAGCAGCAGCACGTATTTAACAGAATTCTATTATCAGGTACTGCGCCAATCGCTTACTTAGGTAGTAAATCTATCTCGGCAAGTGTGCTTGCATTTATTCAACTTAGTATACTTTTTAGTTTATCTACATTATTGTTTCAACCATTTGAATTAGACCTTCAATTTTGGTTAGGAATGGTTGTTATTACAGCTATGTTGGCACTATGTATTGGTGCTATTGCTGCGTTTTTAACAGCTTTAACGATAAAATTTAATAGTGAATCGGTTTCTAGCTTTTTTTCGGGAGGGGCAGTCTCAATTTTAGCTTTTGTAGGAGGGAGCTTTATACCTACATCAGAAATATCGCCACTACTTTCATCGATAGGGTCATGGACGCCAAACGGTGCAGCTTTAAATGTTTATCTCACTTGGATGCAGGGGTTCGAATGGGCAGCATTACTTTCTCCTCTTGTATTATTAGCTGTACAGTCAATTGTTTTCTTCCTTGTTAGTATCATCATTTTTCCAAAAAGGAGGGCGGTCTCCTAATGAAATCCGTATTTTTGCTTCAGTGGCAACGATTTCGTAGATCTCCAATATTAGTTGTATCATTTTTTGTTTTAACTGTCGTTTTTGTATTTTTTTTGGCAGGTTCAGCACCAGGAAGTCAAATGACAATATATACGTATGCTGTTCATTCGTTAGGCGAGGAAGAGCGTGATCAATGGTTGTCGTTATTGAATGAATCCGACATTTATGAATTCAAACTGGTAGAGGAATCAGAGGCAAGAAGGGCTGTTACTGATAGAGATATAAATGTAGCTGTGCAATTAATGGAAGATGATTATCGTTTTTTAATAGCTACTGATGATCCTAATAGACATCTCATAGAAGGCCATGTCAATCAAGTTTTTTCCGAGGAATTAAGGTTAAGAGAGGTAGAGGAGTTAGGGGCTGAAAGTACCTTTCGCCAAGAGGTAGAGAAGCTTCAAGATGAACCTGTTCTTAATGTTGAAACATCCCTTTTAGGTGGGGGAGAAGGCTCCTTTCAAGATGATGAGCGGCTACAAGTTTTAGTAGGGATGACATTGTATTTTGCTGGGTTTACGATCATGTTTTGTTTAGTAAATGTATCTGAAGAGAAAAGAGCCGGTACGTGGAACAGATTGATTGTCTCTCCTTTAAGGAAATGGCAAATTTACATTGGTCACCTTTTGTATTGCTTTATGATCGGCTATGCACAGATTTTAGCAGTTTTTCTTCTTTTTAAATATGTACTAGGGTTTGATATGGGTGATCGCTTTGGTACGGTGTTATTCGTGATTGGATGCTATGTATTTGCTATCGTAGCGTTAGGAATGCTTCTCATTGGGATAGTAAAAACGACGCAACAGCTCCAAGCGATTATTCCGATTGTGTCTACATCGATGGCAATGCTCGGAGGAGCATTTTGGCCAATAGAAATCGTAACCAATGAAATAATGCTGATGCTATCTAAAGGAATGCCGATATTATATGGAATTGAAGCGGTTAAAGGAGCTGCGATGTATGATAGAGGAGTATTCCAGTTATTAGAACCAATTTCTATCATGTTGTTATTTGGCGTCGTTTGCATGGGAGTAGGAATTAATCTGATGGAGCGCAGGTAAGGGGTATCGTATAATATTCTTTAGGGGGAGCGAATAAAAAGTTTGGAGGAAAAGAGATGAATAAGGATCTCATCGTTGTCATTACTGGAGCTAATTCAGGTATTGGAAAAAAAGCAGCGCTAACATTTGCTAAAGAAGGATATTCAGTTGTTATGGCATGTCGTAACTTGGAAAAGAGTAAGGAAGTATTTGAAGAAATACTGGCTGAGACGAAAAATGAACGAGTAACGCTTATGGAGCTTGATGTATCTTCATTTGATTCTATCAAATTATTTTGTAGTCACTTTAAAAAGCAATACGAAAAACTAGATATTCTTATTCATAATGCTGCATATTTTAACCACGGTTCGCCTTACCAATTAAGTGCCGACAATATTGAATTAACTTATGCTACAAATGTATTTGGTCCTTATTTACTTACTGTACTTTTATTAGATCACTTAAAGAGATCTGAAGATGCTAGAATACTCCATGCAAGTAGTAATATTGTTAAGCATTTTTTTGACGAGAAGAAAGAACTAGCTCTATATAATTTACTAGAAGAGAAAAAGAAACACAGTGTATATGAGATGTATTGCAATTCAAAGATGGCATTGGTCATACTAACTTTTAAAATGGCAGAAGAACTAAAAAAAGAAAATATTATGGTAAATGCAATTCAAATAAATGGAGCAAAAATGTCGAAGGAAACGCTTCAAAAAGTCACGTTTGGCTGGAGAATGATTGCAAGAGTTCAAAATCTATTTTTTCCACCGACTTCTTATATATCAGATAGCTACTTTCACATATGTACTTCTGAGAAGCTTCATGGTGTTACTGGACAGCTTATAAATGATAAACGAGAGATAATGGAGCCAGCCTCTATAAATCCGAGCTTGAAGGAACAAATAAAACAATTAAAGAGATCCGATGTTTATCCAATATATGCTACAAAACGAGAAACACAACAATTGGTTTGGGATCTCTGTTCTTCATTAACAGGGCGAACGATATCAGGAGAGATAAAGGAAGAAAAGAGGCCCTCCCATATTTTATAGAATAACTTTGAAACCACTACCCTAGAAGCACATAGCTTAAAGGTTGACTCAAAAGTAAAAAATATTGAGTCAACCTTTTTCCTTTTAAACTGTCCCCATACGATCTCTAAATCTTTTTGGCGTAGTCCCGGTCACTTTCTTAAATACTTTTGTAAAGTAGCTTTGATCAGGAAAATTGAGCCACGTAAAAATATCAGAAATTGAGTATGTTGATAATAGTAATAAATTCTTTGCTTCATCTATTTTAGTTTGTTGTATATATTCACTAAGAGAGATGCCGACCTCTTTTTTAAAGAGCACAGATAAGTATGAAGGATTTAAATTAACTTCGTGTGCTAAATGAGCTAATGTGATATCTTCGTATAAATATTGATGGATATAATGAATACATTCTGTAATTTCTTTTTTATATTGTTGCTCATTTACTTCTTTTACTTTTACAGCAAAAGTATAATAAGCTTCACTTAAAAGGTTGCGAAGTGCTATAATATCTGTTACTTCTTCGATTTTGAGAATAAATACATCGCTTAATGTATAAGCTAACTCAGAGTACAATCTGCCCTCAATAGCCGCCCTCGTAGCTAAGGTGACACCAGCTATTGCTAAGTTTTTTTGACTCCTTAAATAACTCGATTTTGATAATACGCCGAAATTTTCATCAGGAAGTATATGGAGGTTCTTTTTAATTTCTTCAGGTTGTCCATTCTTAATGTAATTGAAAAACTTTTTTTCTAATGATGGATCATGATGAAACGTCATGTTCTCTCTGTTTTTTATCATAGACACTTTACTTGTCTCTGTATGTGCTTGTGATAGGTTATCCTCTTGTCGTATATTACTTACAATGAGCTTTTTTCTGTAGATGAAGTAGTATAAAACACTGCATATTTGATATAATTTTTTTTGCTTTACTGCAGGCAATTTGCCGTAATAGTTTTTTATTTTGCCACGATTTATCATCACTTTTTGGTCACTAATGATTCCGTCGATTTCCACCTCTGAAAACTTACTAAAGGTGGAAGGACCTATAACAATCTTCCCTAAATACTTATTGGACTCGATTAAGTTAAGAAAAATATAATTCTCCAAAAATAAAGTAGTCTTTATTATAGGGATAGTAGCTGTTTCATCCCGAACACCACATGCTTGGAGTAACTCACCTATCGTATGAAAAAAAGGAGACATCTCTTGATTCTCGTTTGCTTCATAAGTAATATGTCCGGATTGATCTACAAAAAGTATTGGTAACTCAAAAGTTTCATACATGATATCTACTATATCTTTAATAGCTTTCAGCGCAATCACCTACTTTTTTATAAAAGGATATAAAATAAACACCAAAAAACTAAAAATTATACAATAACTATACCATAAGTTTTACTATTCTAGTAATGAAAACGCTTTTAATTTATGTGAGAACTAAATTGAAGGAGGAGCAAAATTGACTAGGAAAATACAAGAGATAATTAAAGAAATGACGTTAGAAGAAAAAGCAGGCTTATGCTCTGGATTAAACTTTTGGCATTTAAAAGGAATTGAAAGATTAGGGATACCTTCAGTAATGGTAACGGATGGCCCACACGGGTTGAGGAAACAACAGGAAGGGGCTGACCATTTAGGATTATATAATAGTGTTCCATCTACTTGTTTTCCATCAGCGGTTGGTTTAGCTAGTACGTGGGATCGCAAACTAATCTATGACGTAGGCGTAGCTTTAGGTGAAGAATGTCAGGCAGAGGATGTGGCAGTTTTATTAGGACCTGGGGCAAATATTAAGCGTTCCCCTTTATGTGGTCGTAACTTCGAATATTTCTCAGAAGATCCATACTTATCAACTGAAATGGCAGCAAACCATATTAAAGGTGTACAGAGTCAAGGTGTTGGAACTTCTTTAAAGCATTTTGCAGCTAACAATCAGGAGCACCGTCGTATGTCTGTAGATGCTGTTATCGACGAGAGGACGTTAAGAGAAATTTATTTAGCAAGCTTCGAAGGTGCAGTTAAGGAAGGACAGCCATGGACAGTGATGTGTTCATACAATAGAGTCAATGGTGTTTATGCTTCTGAAAGTGAAAGGCTACTAACTGAAATTTTAAGAGATGAATGGGGATTTGAAGGCTTCGTAGTATCCGATTGGGGTGCTGTAAATGAAAGAGTAGACGCTCTAAAAGCTGGCTTGGAGCTTGAAATGCCTTCCAGTAATGGGCTAGGAGACAAAAAAATTGTCGCGGCAGTGAAGGATGGCTCGTTATTAATGGAGACGCTTGATCAAGCGGTAGAACGTCTATTAACAATAATTTTTAAATATGTTGATAACAAAAAAGAGAATGCAAGCTACGATAAGGATGAACATCACCTACTAGCACGTAAAGTAGCAAGTGATGGAATGGTTTTATTAAAAAATGAAGAGAATGTTTTACCGCTTCAAAAGGATAGTAAAATTGCAATACTTGGTGAATTTGTTGAGAAACCACGTTTTCAAGGTGGTGGTAGCTCACATATAAATCCTACGAAATTAGAAAATGCTTTAGATGAAATGAAAATGCTTGCTGAAAATGAAAGCAATATTTCTTACGCTAAGGGATACACATTAGATAGCAACGATACAGATCAATCCTTACTAGATGAGGCGATAGAAGTAGCAAAAAATGCTGATACTGCAGTGTTGTTTGTTGGTCTTCCTGATCGTTTTGAGTCTGAGGGCTATGATAGAGAGCATTTACGCATTCCTGATAATCATCGTGCACTCATAGAAGAGGTTAGTAAAGTACAGCCTAATGTAGTTGTCGTTTTGAGTAATGGCTCACCTATTGAAATGCCTTGGCTAGGAAATGTAAAGGCTGTTTTGGAAGGGTACTTAGGTGGTCAAGCTACTGCAGGTGCCATTGCTGATTTACTATACGGAAAAGTGAGTCCAAGTGGAAAGCTTGCTGAAACATTCCCACAAATGCTCGAGCATAATCCATCTCACTTAAACTTCCCAGGTGAAGGGGATAAGGTAGAATACAAGGAAGGGATATTTGTTGGCTACCGTTATTATGACACGAAAAAGGTAGAGCCATTGTTCCCATTTGGGTTTGGACTTAGCTATACGCAATTTGAGTATTCAAATATACAAGTGTCTAAAAGTAACATTACTGATGAAGAATCGATAGACATTACAGTTACAGTGAAAAACGTTGGTTCCGTTCCTGGGAAAGATGTTGTTCAGCTTTATGTAAGAGATGTGAAAAGTAATGTCATTCGCCCTGAAAAGGAATTAAAGGGCTTTGAGAAAGTGGAACTTAAGCCAGGTGAGGAGAAGCAAGTACAATTTTCACTAGATAAGCGTTCCTTTGCTTACTATAATACAGAAATTCAAGATTGGCATGTTGAAACGGGAGACTTTGAGTTGCTAGTTGGAAAATCTTCTAAAGATATTGTATTATCTGAAACAGTCCATGTTACATCTACTGTTGATTTGCCATTTAAGGTTCATCGTAATTCAACAGCCGGGGACATACTTGCACACCCAGAGTTGGCACCAGTTTTCCAAGAGTATATGGCAAACGTAATGACAGAAGGTCCTTTCGCTAACATAAAAGAAGGGGACGATGGCTACGACATGTTTATGGCGATGATGCGCTATATGCCAATTAGAGGCATGGTGGCATTTAACTCTGAGAAATTCTCAGATGAAATGCTAAATGAATTAATAAATAAATTAAACCGTGCTGCAGAGGATGCGGTGAAATCTAAATAGGGTTTGAGTTTGTCCTGAAGGTGTTTACCTTTGGGACAAACTTTTTTTTAATGTGTGGGATTAAGTCCATATAATTGTGTAAAAAGAAAAGGGCCACTATCAAGTACCCCATGTTACAATGTTTTCGACCAAAAAAACAAACAGGGAGGTAATGATAGTGACTCAAATCAATTTTACATTAGATTTAGCAGATCTTAAAGAAAAAATTCAGGAAAGTACACTTGAAGCTACCGTGAAAGCTTCAGCTACATTAGCGCTTAATGAACTCATGAAGAAAGAACAGGAGGAACATATACAGGCTAATTCATATGAACGTTCTTCAGAACGTAAGGGTTATCGAAATGGCTCATATAGTCGTTCACTAATGACTTCTGCTGGAACGCTCCTATTAGATGTTCCAAGAACGCGAGATGGGGAATTCAGTCCATCAGTATTTAAGAAATACGAGCGTATTGACCAGGCATTTATGATTGCTATGATTGAGATGGTTGTAAATGGAGTTTCAACGAGAAATGTTCAGAAAGTCGTCCATCACTTCTGTGGGAAAAAAGTCTCCAAATCTCTTGTTTCTGAACTGATGAAAGAGTTGGATCCAGTGGTGGAGAAATGGCGGAACAGTCCATTAAATACTCAACACTTCCCTTATGTCTATGCCGATGCCAT is a window from the Evansella cellulosilytica DSM 2522 genome containing:
- a CDS encoding daunorubicin resistance protein DrrA family ABC transporter ATP-binding protein — its product is MLETEELRKVFKGKTAVDGVNLYMDKGESIGLLGPNGAGKSTTISMISSLVKPTSGDVRLHEKSVIKEPSRIRRVLGVVPQEIALYEELTAYENLKFFGRIYGLKSKSLEKKIEEVLYLVGLEERKDDIIKTYSGGMQRRINIAAAMLHDPEILIMDEPTVGIDPQSRSHILDMVRDLNQKKGMTVLYTSHYMEEVERLCDRVYIMDHGRVIASGTKDELKSILSGEETILIDFDRQYKALFLELQSHHSILQAIETDKGIKLIVPKGSNLLSTIFQIAEKHQAKILNVNVQVPTLEDVFLHLTGRKLRD
- a CDS encoding ABC transporter permease yields the protein MMNNFLIKDILVIVRERSELFILLLMPFILIGILGFALRGVLGGEITALQMTVAIVQEDVEQDGMKQFAEEISERQLPVEITNELQAIADEVSPIQLVNSVLEEETLKEMIAVEEMQAEEAEAALINGDVIATLTVPENFTYDTLRKMIFEEGEGSELKITVNEFGSLRASIFEDIITGVARSLNLETAIAQASGEPVPFLIENRELGGIETINAKEPVTSFQYYTIAMAVMFVLYVASTISSKAYVEKQQHVFNRILLSGTAPIAYLGSKSISASVLAFIQLSILFSLSTLLFQPFELDLQFWLGMVVITAMLALCIGAIAAFLTALTIKFNSESVSSFFSGGAVSILAFVGGSFIPTSEISPLLSSIGSWTPNGAALNVYLTWMQGFEWAALLSPLVLLAVQSIVFFLVSIIIFPKRRAVS
- a CDS encoding ABC transporter permease, translating into MKSVFLLQWQRFRRSPILVVSFFVLTVVFVFFLAGSAPGSQMTIYTYAVHSLGEEERDQWLSLLNESDIYEFKLVEESEARRAVTDRDINVAVQLMEDDYRFLIATDDPNRHLIEGHVNQVFSEELRLREVEELGAESTFRQEVEKLQDEPVLNVETSLLGGGEGSFQDDERLQVLVGMTLYFAGFTIMFCLVNVSEEKRAGTWNRLIVSPLRKWQIYIGHLLYCFMIGYAQILAVFLLFKYVLGFDMGDRFGTVLFVIGCYVFAIVALGMLLIGIVKTTQQLQAIIPIVSTSMAMLGGAFWPIEIVTNEIMLMLSKGMPILYGIEAVKGAAMYDRGVFQLLEPISIMLLFGVVCMGVGINLMERR
- a CDS encoding SDR family NAD(P)-dependent oxidoreductase → MNKDLIVVITGANSGIGKKAALTFAKEGYSVVMACRNLEKSKEVFEEILAETKNERVTLMELDVSSFDSIKLFCSHFKKQYEKLDILIHNAAYFNHGSPYQLSADNIELTYATNVFGPYLLTVLLLDHLKRSEDARILHASSNIVKHFFDEKKELALYNLLEEKKKHSVYEMYCNSKMALVILTFKMAEELKKENIMVNAIQINGAKMSKETLQKVTFGWRMIARVQNLFFPPTSYISDSYFHICTSEKLHGVTGQLINDKREIMEPASINPSLKEQIKQLKRSDVYPIYATKRETQQLVWDLCSSLTGRTISGEIKEEKRPSHIL
- a CDS encoding helix-turn-helix domain-containing protein; translation: MIALKAIKDIVDIMYETFELPILFVDQSGHITYEANENQEMSPFFHTIGELLQACGVRDETATIPIIKTTLFLENYIFLNLIESNKYLGKIVIGPSTFSKFSEVEIDGIISDQKVMINRGKIKNYYGKLPAVKQKKLYQICSVLYYFIYRKKLIVSNIRQEDNLSQAHTETSKVSMIKNRENMTFHHDPSLEKKFFNYIKNGQPEEIKKNLHILPDENFGVLSKSSYLRSQKNLAIAGVTLATRAAIEGRLYSELAYTLSDVFILKIEEVTDIIALRNLLSEAYYTFAVKVKEVNEQQYKKEITECIHYIHQYLYEDITLAHLAHEVNLNPSYLSVLFKKEVGISLSEYIQQTKIDEAKNLLLLSTYSISDIFTWLNFPDQSYFTKVFKKVTGTTPKRFRDRMGTV
- a CDS encoding glycoside hydrolase family 3 C-terminal domain-containing protein; amino-acid sequence: MTRKIQEIIKEMTLEEKAGLCSGLNFWHLKGIERLGIPSVMVTDGPHGLRKQQEGADHLGLYNSVPSTCFPSAVGLASTWDRKLIYDVGVALGEECQAEDVAVLLGPGANIKRSPLCGRNFEYFSEDPYLSTEMAANHIKGVQSQGVGTSLKHFAANNQEHRRMSVDAVIDERTLREIYLASFEGAVKEGQPWTVMCSYNRVNGVYASESERLLTEILRDEWGFEGFVVSDWGAVNERVDALKAGLELEMPSSNGLGDKKIVAAVKDGSLLMETLDQAVERLLTIIFKYVDNKKENASYDKDEHHLLARKVASDGMVLLKNEENVLPLQKDSKIAILGEFVEKPRFQGGGSSHINPTKLENALDEMKMLAENESNISYAKGYTLDSNDTDQSLLDEAIEVAKNADTAVLFVGLPDRFESEGYDREHLRIPDNHRALIEEVSKVQPNVVVVLSNGSPIEMPWLGNVKAVLEGYLGGQATAGAIADLLYGKVSPSGKLAETFPQMLEHNPSHLNFPGEGDKVEYKEGIFVGYRYYDTKKVEPLFPFGFGLSYTQFEYSNIQVSKSNITDEESIDITVTVKNVGSVPGKDVVQLYVRDVKSNVIRPEKELKGFEKVELKPGEEKQVQFSLDKRSFAYYNTEIQDWHVETGDFELLVGKSSKDIVLSETVHVTSTVDLPFKVHRNSTAGDILAHPELAPVFQEYMANVMTEGPFANIKEGDDGYDMFMAMMRYMPIRGMVAFNSEKFSDEMLNELINKLNRAAEDAVKSK